One window from the genome of Nicotiana tomentosiformis chromosome 5, ASM39032v3, whole genome shotgun sequence encodes:
- the LOC104087279 gene encoding protein OXIDATIVE STRESS 3 LIKE 1-like — protein MSIVLERNNSSDHRIERSGFGHGMTSIPIYKSPEFGVGDLRDEEEDRSSISSATSSSSSIGRNSDDSPAGRSSSDGGDDDVDGEEVQSPFKTGGGLDNLEALEEVLPVKRSISKFYAGKSKSYTSLADAASISSVKEIVKPEDAYTRKRKNLLAHNNFFGKNRNRIPSIGNGGMYKRPINSRSSSALAAAMSCSDSYNSSESLNSSPSSPCLALPPLPPQSRRYSNESSSSPPEQKFSSWRSFSLSDLQGAAAATPTLTGIKE, from the exons ATGTCGATTGTGTTGGAAAGAAATAATAGCAGTGATCATCGGATCGAACGGTCAGGATTCGGCCACGGGATGACGTCTATTCCGATCTACAAGTCGCCGGAGTTCGGCGTCGGTGATCTTCGGGACGAGGAGGAAGATCGGAGCTCTATTTCCTCTGCTACTTCGTCTTCTTCTTCAATCGGGAGAAACAGTGATGACTCGCCGGCGGGAAGATCCTCATCAGACGGCGGCGACGATGACGTGGATGGCGAGGAAGTGCAGAGTCCATTCAAAACTGGAGGAGGTTTGGATAATTTGGAGGCTTTGGAGGAAGTTTTGCCTGTAAA GAGGAGCATTTCAAAGTTTTATGCTGGTAAATCGAAATCTTATACCAGTCTAGCTGATGCGGCATCAATTTCATCTGTTAAAGAAATTGTCAAGCCGGAGGATGCATACACCAGGAAACGCAAGAACCTGCTTGCTCACAACAATTTCTTTGGCAAAAATCGTAATCGCATCCCAAGTATTGGTAATGGTGGGATGTACAAAAGACCAATCAACTCTAGAAGCTCATCAGCTCTTGCTGCAGCTATGAGCTGCTCTGACAGCTATAATAGTTCTGAGTCTTTGAACTCAAGCCCATCATCACCTTGTCTCGCTCTTCCTCCTCTACCTCCACAATCACGAAGATATAGCAATGAGTCTTCATCATCTCCTCCTGAACAAAAATTCAGTTCATGGAGGTCTTTCTCGTTATCTGATCTGCAAGGTGCTGCTGCTGCAACTCCCACCCTAACGGGAATAAAGGAATAA
- the LOC138892259 gene encoding uncharacterized protein, which yields MANQVTVGALFQEGTSQVRPPYFNRQHFSHWKVRMENYAKSYDVKVWHVIKKENYPLPTAAQPPADPENIDKYTDEKMAVVQVNAKARNLLYNTISGEEYEKISSCDMTKEMWDKLEVTYKGTSKVKETRINMLVHDYELFQIKKRESIEEMFARFSKIIGDLKAFAECPDLKRKVSRGFNKNKSFESWSVEDSSEHKEIANLCLMTILENDMNKYSGCWTDEDASDDECKEVTENYFMERGETSEDWELKLEVCEIERDILQDKVQELQMQLNGMCKSTTHSSVKSNQANYKSTGKGLDGFENTKTILIPVELTNKDPSKLGYLKEGDNSISQEQHRKRCKGKRYLDSTCSSHMTGDKNLLTEVTKINGENFKFGDDSKEKIVGTGTVPFDNSCDIIEDELDQFDKNQVWQLVPKPENATVVGTKWVFQNKLNEEGKVMRNKARLVAQGYSQQKGGDYDETFTPVAQLESIRILLSYASFKGFKLFQIDVKSAFLNGFIDEELAPKESHLIAVKRIIRYLIGTTSYGLWYPSSNNFKLEVFSDDDLAGDKEDRKSTSGTCQLLENALISWNS from the exons atggcaaATCAAGTAACTGTTGGAGCACTCTTTCAAGAAGGAACGTCGCAAGTCAGGCCACCATATTTCAATAGACAACACTTTTCTCACTGGAAAGTGCGAATGGAAAATTATGCAAAATCCTATGATGTGAAAGTATGGCACGTTATCAAAAAGGAAAACTATCCACTACCAACAGCAGCTCAACCACCCGCTGATCCTGAAAATATAGATAAATATACAGACGAGAAAATGGCGGTCGTTCAAGTTAATGCTAAGGCACGAAACTTGTTGTATAATACTATAAGTGGAGAAGAGTATGAGAAAATTTCAAGCTGTGATATGACCAAAGAAATGTGGGACAAACTGGAAGTCACTTATAAAGGAACCAGCAAAGTGAAAGAAACTCGGATAAACATGTTGGTTCATGATTATGAACTCTTCCAGATAAAAAAAAGGGAATCTATTGAGGAAATGTTCGCAAGATTTAGCAAAATCATTGGCGATCTGAAAGCCTTTG CTgaatgcccagatcttaaaagaAAAGTCTCTAGAGGATTCAATAAAAACAAATCCTTCGAAAGCTGGAGTGTTGAAGATagttcagaacacaaagaaataGCTAATCTGTGCCTCATGACCATCTTGGAAAATGACATGAACAAATACTCTGGTTGCTGGACTGATGAAGATGCATCAGACGATGAATGCAAGGAAGTTACTGAAAATTATTTCATGGAACGAGGTGAAACAAGCGAG GACTGGGAACTTAAGCTTGAAGTCTGTGAAATCGAAAGAGATATACTTCAAGATAAAGTTCAAGAATTGCAAATGCAACTTAATGGCATGTGCAAATCCACCACTCACAGTTCTGTCAAGTCTAACCAGGCGAATTACAAGTCAACTGGAAAAGGACTG GATGGATTTGAAAACACAAAAACAATTCTGATTCCAGTAGAACTAACCAACaaggacccaagcaagcttgggtacctaaaagaagGTGATAATTCTATTTCACAGGAACAACACAGAAAAAGATGCAAAGGAAAAAGATATTTAGACAGTACGTGTTCCAGTCACATGACAGGTGACAAAAATCTGCTCACAGAAGTCACAAAAATAAATGGTGAAAATTTCAAATTTGGTGATGATTCAAAAGAAAAGATAGTTGGTACCGGTACAGTTCCATTCGACAATAGTTGTGATATCATAGAG GACGAACTTGATCAATTTGACAAAAATCAAGTTTGGCAATTAGTACCTAAGCCGGAAAATGCCACTGTAGTCGGAACAAAATGGGTATTCCAAAACAAGCTAAATGAAGAAGGAAAGGTAATGAGAAACAAAGCCAGACTAGTAGCTCAAGGGTACTCACAGCAGAAAGGAggtgactatgatgaaacctttacACCGGTAGCACAGTTAGAATCAATTCGTATATTGCTTTCCTATGCATCTTTTAAAGGTTTTAAACTATTTCAAATAGATGTAAAAAGTGCTTTTCTAAACGGTTTCATTGATGAGGAG TTAGCTCCTAAGGAGTCTCACTTAATTGCAGTAAAGCGAATAATTCGCTATCTCATTGGAACCACTTCTTACGGACTTTGGTATCCGAGCTCTAACAATTTTAAACTTGAGGTATTTTCAGATGATGATCTTGCAGGTGACAAGGAAGACAGAAAAAGCACAAGTGGGACTTGTCAATTACTAGAAAATGCACTAATCTCCTGGAACAGTTAG